The following proteins are co-located in the Campylobacter concisus genome:
- a CDS encoding glycosyltransferase family 4 protein, producing MKKIVFLRINPNAVGGAERYLRRLTKALKDVGIDTSIRSYLGEARISSWKKALRFNAQVKRQKQSDEVYFSLERVSCADIYRAGDGVHKIYRATKPFWWVNPLNFVYPYLEKRCFKNSKKIIANSNYIKEQIISAYGVDESKIVTIYNGINLPQKVEKGEAKLSICEEFGLDYNLPIVLFVGNGFKRKGAKDFLLLVSKLKTPVNALIVGKDKNLNSYKKLAKKLKINAFFTGEQKMTAKFYEASDIFIFPTHYEPFSNVVLEALSFKNIVFTTAQNGAAEILENRFVMREPNDESILELVEQVLNDNDMMRELQEKSFLLSQKFSIEENASKTLEIINEVLNLEQK from the coding sequence ATGAAAAAAATAGTTTTTTTACGTATCAATCCAAACGCAGTCGGTGGTGCCGAACGCTATTTAAGAAGGCTTACTAAAGCCCTAAAAGACGTAGGTATAGACACTTCTATACGTTCATATCTAGGAGAGGCTAGGATCTCGTCATGGAAAAAGGCTTTGAGATTTAATGCCCAGGTAAAACGCCAGAAACAAAGCGATGAGGTATATTTTAGCTTGGAGCGAGTGAGCTGCGCAGATATTTATAGAGCAGGGGACGGCGTGCATAAAATTTATCGTGCCACAAAGCCATTTTGGTGGGTTAATCCTCTAAATTTTGTCTATCCATATCTAGAAAAACGTTGCTTTAAAAATTCTAAAAAGATAATCGCAAATTCAAACTACATAAAAGAGCAAATCATTTCAGCTTACGGTGTCGATGAGTCAAAGATCGTTACCATTTACAACGGTATAAATTTGCCACAAAAGGTAGAAAAAGGAGAAGCAAAACTTAGCATATGTGAAGAATTTGGACTTGATTATAATTTACCAATTGTGCTTTTTGTTGGAAATGGCTTTAAAAGAAAAGGAGCAAAGGACTTTTTGCTTCTTGTCTCAAAGCTAAAAACGCCAGTAAATGCGCTAATAGTAGGCAAAGATAAAAATTTAAATTCATATAAGAAGCTAGCAAAAAAGCTAAAGATAAATGCATTTTTTACGGGTGAGCAAAAAATGACTGCAAAATTTTATGAAGCAAGCGATATTTTTATATTTCCAACACACTATGAGCCATTTTCAAATGTCGTTCTAGAGGCGCTTAGCTTTAAAAATATTGTCTTTACAACGGCTCAAAATGGGGCAGCTGAAATTTTAGAAAATCGTTTTGTTATGCGTGAACCAAATGATGAAAGTATACTGGAGCTAGTGGAGCAGGTGCTTAATGATAATGATATGATGAGAGAGCTGCAAGAGAAGTCATTTTTACTTTCGCAAAAATTTAGTATAGAAGAAAATGCAAGCAAAACTCTTGAAATCATAAACGAAGTGCTAAATTTGGAGCAAAAGTGA
- a CDS encoding anaerobic C4-dicarboxylate transporter, translated as MDFLMNLSEGMQFAIQLLIVLICLFYGAKKGGIALGMLGGIGLIVLVFGFNIEPGKPAIDVMLTILAVVVASATLQASGGLDVMLQIAETILRKNPKYVSILAPFVTCTLTILCGTGHVVYTVLPIVYDIAIKNGIRPERPMAASSIASQMGIIASPVSVAVVTLTSFLINAKTHLAGFDGYLDLLKITIPSTFCGVLAVGIFSWFRGKDLDKDEVFQTKLQDPEFKKYVYGDSATLLGKKLPGYQWAAMWIFLGSILVVALLGYFKDLRPSWTTYKDATVVQVIANLPTEQKVLKTLKIKDASIQTEAAELKVANDKLNANQKAQSVKIIGKDANQTLTRTADGAVTYINEKGAKEEFQGAYINISNKQASSKSLSMVHVIQIFMLLTGAIILIFTPTDASKIGKNEIFRSGMIALVAVFGISWMAETMFAVHTPMMKEALGSIVKEHPWTYAVMLLIISKFVNSQAAALVAFVPLALNIDVNPAIILAFAPACYGYYILPTYPSDLAAIQFDRSGTTHIGKFVINHSFIIPGLIGVISSCIFGYIFATAFGYL; from the coding sequence ATGGATTTTCTCATGAATTTAAGTGAAGGCATGCAGTTTGCTATCCAGCTTCTGATCGTCCTTATATGTTTGTTCTACGGAGCTAAAAAAGGCGGTATCGCGCTTGGCATGCTAGGTGGTATCGGTCTTATAGTTCTCGTTTTTGGATTTAACATCGAGCCTGGTAAGCCAGCTATTGATGTTATGCTAACTATCCTTGCTGTCGTTGTGGCAAGTGCTACGCTTCAAGCTAGTGGTGGTCTTGATGTTATGCTTCAAATAGCAGAAACTATACTTAGAAAAAATCCAAAATATGTAAGTATCTTGGCTCCTTTTGTAACATGTACACTTACTATTTTATGCGGTACTGGACACGTTGTTTATACCGTGCTTCCTATCGTTTATGATATTGCTATCAAAAATGGTATCCGCCCAGAGCGACCAATGGCAGCAAGTTCGATAGCCTCACAAATGGGTATCATCGCTAGCCCAGTTTCAGTTGCTGTTGTAACTCTTACAAGCTTTCTTATTAATGCTAAAACTCACCTAGCTGGCTTTGATGGGTATTTAGATCTTTTAAAGATTACGATTCCATCAACATTTTGTGGCGTTTTGGCGGTAGGAATTTTTAGCTGGTTTAGAGGCAAAGATCTTGATAAAGACGAAGTATTTCAAACAAAGCTTCAAGATCCTGAGTTTAAAAAATATGTTTATGGCGATAGTGCGACACTTTTAGGTAAAAAGCTTCCTGGCTATCAATGGGCTGCGATGTGGATATTTTTAGGCTCTATCCTTGTAGTTGCGCTTCTTGGATATTTTAAAGATCTTCGCCCAAGCTGGACTACTTACAAAGACGCAACAGTCGTTCAAGTAATAGCCAACCTTCCAACTGAGCAAAAAGTCTTAAAAACCTTAAAAATAAAAGACGCTAGCATCCAAACAGAGGCGGCTGAGCTAAAAGTAGCAAACGATAAGCTAAATGCTAACCAAAAAGCTCAATCGGTCAAAATCATCGGCAAAGATGCAAATCAAACTCTTACTCGCACAGCTGATGGTGCAGTAACATATATAAATGAAAAAGGCGCAAAAGAAGAATTCCAAGGTGCTTACATTAATATAAGCAACAAACAAGCATCTTCAAAGAGCTTAAGCATGGTTCATGTCATCCAAATTTTCATGCTTTTAACTGGCGCTATCATTTTAATCTTTACACCAACAGATGCTAGCAAGATCGGTAAAAACGAGATATTTAGATCAGGCATGATCGCTCTTGTTGCAGTATTTGGTATCTCTTGGATGGCTGAGACTATGTTTGCAGTGCATACTCCGATGATGAAAGAGGCGCTAGGAAGCATCGTAAAAGAGCACCCTTGGACTTATGCGGTTATGCTTTTGATTATCTCAAAATTTGTAAATTCTCAAGCTGCGGCCTTGGTTGCATTTGTGCCATTAGCATTAAATATTGATGTTAATCCTGCTATCATTCTAGCCTTTGCACCAGCTTGCTACGGATACTACATCCTGCCAACATATCCAAGCGACCTTGCGGCTATCCAGTTTGATAGAAGCGGTACGACACATATTGGTAAATTTGTTATCAATCACAGCTTTATCATTCCGGGTCTTATTGGCGTTATATCCTCTTGTATATTTGGCTATATTTTTGCAACTGCTTTTGGATATCTATAA
- a CDS encoding DUF2809 domain-containing protein — protein sequence MRHSLRARLFFLLVAIVILAIEIFIAVFVKGGFVRHYLGDVLVTVMLYAFGRAVFKIAPKILAFEIFAFSLFIEILQYFKMLEILDIHNLIIRIVFGGTFDVSDIVCYALGCLLAYLIDAICFLQKYKSPKM from the coding sequence ATGAGACATAGCTTGCGAGCTAGATTGTTCTTTTTGCTCGTAGCAATCGTGATTTTGGCAATCGAAATTTTTATCGCAGTTTTTGTCAAAGGTGGCTTCGTGCGCCATTATTTGGGTGATGTGCTAGTTACGGTGATGCTTTACGCATTTGGACGAGCCGTGTTTAAAATTGCACCAAAAATTTTAGCATTTGAAATATTTGCTTTCTCGCTATTTATAGAAATTTTACAATACTTTAAAATGCTTGAAATTTTAGATATTCATAATTTAATAATACGTATAGTCTTTGGCGGAACATTTGATGTTAGTGACATCGTATGTTACGCGTTGGGCTGCTTGCTGGCTTATTTGATTGATGCCATTTGCTTTTTGCAAAAGTATAAAAGTCCAAAGATGTAG
- the waaF gene encoding lipopolysaccharide heptosyltransferase II — translation MRVFIELPTWLGDAVMASAAIENLSKNAKNIVFFGSYVACELYKLHPKCEKVVIDDSKKQNSRYLSLIKTARKLGKFDIAISFRSSFASKFLLFFLKATQKFCFKKSSESLHQVQKYLNFIKQSLNLKEISNELKIYYEAKKSEQKLLVLNPGASYGSAKRWYPHYFAEVALHFKDKFDVKITGSKAELEICNEIEQMLLQNGMKCENLAGKTSIKELCELIGSIKNGIFLTNDSGPMHIAAAYKVPLVALFGPTKFKETSPWQDESAKIVHLNLECMPCMKRVCPIKTHACMKELTPKIVITEIELLRKKLNF, via the coding sequence GTGAGAGTGTTTATAGAGCTTCCAACTTGGCTTGGTGATGCTGTGATGGCGAGTGCAGCGATAGAAAATTTAAGCAAAAATGCTAAAAATATTGTATTTTTTGGCTCTTACGTGGCCTGTGAGCTTTACAAATTACATCCAAAGTGCGAAAAAGTAGTCATTGACGATAGTAAAAAGCAAAACTCAAGATATTTAAGTCTTATAAAAACAGCTCGCAAGCTTGGAAAATTTGATATTGCTATTAGTTTTAGAAGCTCATTTGCTAGTAAATTCTTGCTATTTTTTCTAAAAGCAACGCAAAAATTTTGCTTTAAAAAGAGTAGCGAGAGCTTGCATCAGGTGCAAAAATATCTAAATTTCATAAAGCAAAGCCTAAATTTAAAAGAAATTTCAAACGAACTAAAAATTTATTATGAAGCTAAAAAAAGCGAGCAAAAACTCCTCGTGCTAAATCCAGGTGCTAGCTACGGAAGTGCTAAAAGGTGGTATCCACACTATTTTGCAGAGGTTGCATTGCACTTTAAAGATAAATTTGATGTAAAGATCACTGGCTCAAAAGCTGAGCTTGAGATCTGCAATGAAATCGAGCAAATGCTCTTACAAAATGGTATGAAATGTGAAAATTTAGCCGGAAAAACAAGCATAAAAGAGCTTTGTGAACTAATAGGTTCTATAAAAAATGGCATCTTTTTGACAAACGATAGTGGTCCTATGCATATCGCAGCCGCCTATAAAGTGCCACTTGTGGCTCTTTTTGGACCGACTAAATTTAAAGAGACTAGCCCATGGCAAGATGAAAGCGCAAAGATAGTGCATTTAAATTTAGAGTGTATGCCATGCATGAAGCGAGTGTGTCCCATAAAAACACATGCCTGTATGAAGGAGCTTACGCCAAAAATAGTCATCACTGAAATAGAGCTGCTAAGAAAAAAATTAAATTTTTGA
- the rpmA gene encoding 50S ribosomal protein L27, whose amino-acid sequence MAHKKGQGSTQNNRDSIGRRLGVKKFGGEFVRAGNIIIRQRGTATHAGNNVGLGKDHTIFALVDGFVKFERLDKNRKKVSVYPAA is encoded by the coding sequence ATGGCACACAAAAAAGGTCAAGGTTCAACCCAAAATAACCGTGATAGTATCGGACGCCGATTAGGTGTTAAGAAATTTGGTGGTGAGTTCGTTCGTGCTGGTAATATAATCATCCGCCAAAGAGGAACAGCAACTCACGCTGGAAATAACGTAGGTCTTGGCAAAGACCACACAATTTTTGCATTAGTCGATGGCTTTGTAAAATTTGAAAGACTTGATAAAAACAGAAAAAAAGTATCTGTTTATCCAGCTGCATAA
- the polA gene encoding DNA polymerase I: protein MKTLTIIDTFGFFFRLYYAMSGLKNREGKPSGMISGFANFIASLKDEYQSDYLIFALDSKGKTLRHEILGDYKANRSEPPAQLKEQLPVCIDMIEKMGLYSLSREGYEADDIIASVVKFCKDKDIFVRIVTHDKDLYQLIEDGKVSIYSPQSKIDHDSASCFEKYGVYPAQVRDFLAIAGDSSDNIPGVKGIGAVGAKKLLAEYGSLEGIYENLALLRNERTKNMLAAAKDEAFLSKKLATLFDDAVSSFDLEQSKFPEQNPLINISEILKEYDLNRLLKSLQKEENAEFKLGFRANLLLDEASIEKLLSDITPETIVAFDTETTGVDSKSAKIVGFSFCFNDEDAYYVPVVHNYLGVPQQVSLKFATWAIGQIYKGCVIGQNLKYDFEIVKNNLGLNPPANFKDTMILAWLSDPNSSVGMDALAKRLYDYDTIKFEDVVKKGQTFGDVPLENAAKYASEDAWITLKFYKTFQNTLDKNLLALADTHEFPFILTLFDMEQNGIKINEAKMQKLILENDTKLKALTSEIYELSGENFNINSVKQLGVILFEHLKLPTKKKTKTGYSTDESVLAELIDAHPVIEKILAYRELYKLQSTYCEPLLALAKKDEGSRIYTSFLQTGTSTGRLSSKNPNLQNIPARGSLAKDVRECFEAREGYSFVGLDYSQIELRLLAHFSRDPALLEAFKNDEDIHARTAISIFGSSDGQNRAVAKSINFGLIYGMGSSKLANQVNIKRAEAKEYIERYFKAFATIKDFLESIKISAKNDGFVQTLLGRKRYFDFKSATPMQIAMFEREAVNTVFQGSAADLVKMAMVKVRANLDENAKMLLQIHDELIFEVKDEFAQEFGRATQKTMEEIYTLNVPLKTSLNIAKNWGELK from the coding sequence ATGAAAACACTTACGATTATTGACACTTTTGGTTTCTTTTTTAGGCTCTACTACGCCATGAGCGGACTTAAAAACCGTGAAGGCAAGCCAAGCGGAATGATAAGTGGCTTTGCAAATTTTATAGCAAGCCTAAAGGATGAATACCAAAGCGACTATCTCATCTTCGCTCTTGATAGCAAAGGCAAAACCTTACGTCACGAAATTTTAGGTGATTACAAAGCAAACAGGAGCGAGCCACCAGCTCAGCTAAAAGAACAGCTTCCAGTTTGCATAGATATGATAGAAAAAATGGGACTCTACAGTCTTAGTCGCGAGGGCTACGAGGCCGATGACATCATCGCAAGTGTGGTTAAATTTTGCAAGGATAAAGATATATTTGTGCGAATAGTCACGCATGACAAGGACCTTTACCAGCTCATAGAGGACGGCAAAGTGAGCATCTACAGCCCACAAAGCAAGATCGACCACGATAGTGCTAGCTGCTTTGAAAAGTACGGAGTTTATCCGGCACAAGTAAGGGACTTTCTAGCGATCGCAGGCGATAGCTCAGACAACATTCCAGGCGTCAAAGGCATTGGCGCAGTGGGAGCTAAAAAGCTTTTGGCTGAGTACGGAAGCTTAGAGGGAATTTATGAAAATTTAGCTCTTCTTAGAAATGAGCGTACTAAAAATATGCTAGCAGCTGCAAAAGACGAAGCATTTTTGAGTAAAAAACTAGCCACTCTATTTGATGATGCAGTTAGCTCATTTGATCTTGAACAATCTAAATTTCCAGAGCAAAATCCTTTAATAAATATCTCAGAAATTTTAAAAGAGTACGATCTAAATAGACTTCTTAAGAGCTTGCAAAAAGAGGAAAATGCCGAATTTAAGCTTGGCTTTAGAGCAAATTTACTCCTTGATGAGGCTAGCATTGAAAAGCTCTTATCAGACATCACGCCAGAGACCATCGTCGCCTTTGACACCGAGACCACAGGCGTTGATAGCAAGAGTGCAAAGATCGTTGGTTTTAGCTTTTGCTTTAATGACGAAGACGCCTACTACGTGCCAGTGGTTCACAACTACCTTGGTGTGCCGCAGCAAGTCAGCCTAAAATTTGCCACTTGGGCGATAGGGCAAATTTACAAAGGTTGCGTAATAGGACAAAATTTAAAATATGACTTCGAGATCGTGAAAAACAATCTTGGTCTAAATCCCCCAGCAAATTTTAAAGACACGATGATACTTGCGTGGCTTAGCGATCCAAACTCGAGTGTTGGCATGGATGCACTGGCAAAGAGGCTCTATGACTACGACACGATAAAATTTGAAGACGTTGTCAAAAAGGGGCAGACCTTTGGCGATGTGCCTCTAGAAAATGCCGCCAAATACGCGAGCGAGGATGCTTGGATAACGCTTAAATTTTATAAAACTTTTCAAAACACGCTTGATAAAAATTTACTTGCCCTTGCCGATACGCACGAGTTTCCTTTTATCCTCACGCTCTTTGACATGGAGCAAAACGGCATCAAGATAAATGAAGCCAAAATGCAAAAGCTCATCCTTGAAAACGACACCAAACTAAAGGCACTAACAAGTGAAATTTACGAGCTAAGCGGCGAAAATTTCAACATAAATTCAGTCAAGCAGCTTGGCGTAATACTTTTTGAGCACTTAAAGCTTCCAACCAAAAAGAAGACAAAAACAGGATACAGCACTGATGAGAGCGTGCTTGCTGAGCTCATAGACGCCCATCCAGTGATTGAGAAAATTTTAGCCTATAGGGAGCTATATAAACTACAAAGCACCTACTGCGAGCCACTTTTAGCGCTTGCGAAAAAGGATGAGGGCTCACGAATTTACACGAGCTTTTTGCAAACTGGCACGAGCACTGGCAGGCTATCAAGTAAAAATCCAAATTTGCAAAATATCCCAGCTCGTGGCAGCCTCGCAAAGGATGTTAGAGAGTGTTTTGAAGCGCGCGAGGGATATAGTTTTGTGGGGCTTGACTACAGCCAGATCGAGCTTAGGCTGCTAGCTCACTTTAGCCGTGATCCTGCGCTGCTTGAGGCGTTTAAAAATGATGAGGATATCCACGCAAGGACGGCTATTAGCATATTTGGTAGCAGCGACGGGCAAAATAGAGCCGTGGCAAAAAGTATAAATTTTGGTCTCATTTACGGCATGGGCTCAAGCAAGCTGGCAAATCAAGTAAATATCAAAAGAGCCGAGGCAAAAGAGTATATAGAGCGCTACTTTAAGGCATTCGCGACGATAAAAGACTTTTTGGAGAGCATAAAAATTTCAGCCAAAAACGATGGCTTTGTGCAAACACTGCTTGGCAGAAAGCGCTACTTTGACTTTAAAAGTGCCACGCCTATGCAAATAGCCATGTTTGAGCGCGAAGCGGTAAATACGGTCTTTCAAGGCTCTGCAGCAGATCTTGTCAAGATGGCTATGGTAAAAGTTAGAGCAAATTTAGATGAAAACGCAAAAATGTTGCTTCAGATCCACGATGAGCTAATCTTTGAAGTAAAAGACGAATTTGCACAGGAATTTGGCAGGGCGACACAAAAGACGATGGAGGAAATTTACACGCTAAATGTGCCACTTAAAACATCGCTAAATATCGCCAAAAACTGGGGCGAGTTGAAATAA
- the flhB gene encoding flagellar biosynthesis protein FlhB, whose amino-acid sequence MAGEDQEKTEEATPKKIEDAKKDGNVPKSQDLAGFVTLVIAIGVLLAMLNFMKEQIISLYIYYSKFIGQPLTLPTVKMIVVNTFARSLLMILPVCICVAIAGVIANVMQFGFIFTTKPIMPNFGKINPLKGLKNLFSMKKVIDSIKIVLKVSIVFGVGFYFFLQFIKELPHTLFFSMFDQLAWLKEKLIILVSVMLFILFVIGLIDLLIVRFQYFKDLRMSKQEIKDEYKQMEGDPQVKGRIRQAQMRAAKRRMMQNIPQADVVITNPTHYAVAIRYDKSRDEAPIILAKGVDFLALQIKKIAVENGVQIYENPPLARELYKICEVDDTIPAHLFRAVAEVLSFVYMSNKQKFKDKL is encoded by the coding sequence ATGGCAGGCGAAGATCAGGAAAAAACCGAAGAAGCGACCCCCAAAAAGATAGAGGATGCCAAAAAGGATGGTAACGTCCCCAAAAGTCAGGATCTAGCCGGGTTCGTGACCCTAGTTATTGCTATTGGCGTACTGCTTGCGATGCTAAATTTTATGAAAGAACAGATCATCTCACTTTATATCTACTACTCAAAATTTATCGGTCAGCCACTGACTTTGCCAACTGTAAAAATGATCGTCGTAAATACCTTTGCAAGGTCGCTTCTTATGATACTTCCAGTTTGTATCTGTGTGGCGATCGCTGGTGTCATCGCAAATGTAATGCAGTTTGGATTTATCTTTACCACAAAGCCTATAATGCCAAATTTTGGCAAGATAAATCCACTAAAGGGACTAAAAAATTTATTCTCGATGAAAAAAGTGATAGATAGCATCAAAATCGTGCTAAAAGTTAGCATCGTCTTTGGAGTTGGATTTTATTTTTTCTTGCAGTTTATAAAGGAGTTGCCACACACGCTCTTTTTTTCTATGTTTGATCAGCTTGCTTGGCTAAAAGAAAAGCTCATTATACTAGTTAGCGTTATGCTTTTTATACTTTTCGTGATCGGACTTATCGACCTTCTCATTGTGCGTTTTCAATACTTTAAAGACCTTCGTATGAGCAAGCAAGAGATAAAAGATGAGTATAAGCAAATGGAAGGAGATCCGCAGGTAAAAGGCAGAATTCGTCAAGCACAAATGCGTGCAGCCAAACGTAGAATGATGCAAAATATCCCACAAGCTGACGTAGTCATCACAAACCCTACTCACTACGCCGTGGCGATAAGATATGATAAAAGTCGCGACGAAGCACCGATAATACTTGCCAAAGGTGTTGATTTTTTAGCGCTGCAAATCAAAAAAATAGCCGTTGAAAATGGTGTGCAAATTTATGAAAACCCGCCACTCGCAAGAGAGCTTTATAAAATTTGTGAAGTCGATGATACGATACCAGCACATCTTTTTAGAGCCGTAGCCGAGGTGCTAAGCTTCGTTTATATGAGCAATAAACAAAAATTTAAAGATAAGCTTTGA
- the exbD gene encoding TonB system transport protein ExbD, producing the protein MRLNKKDGLNIVPFIDIMLVLLAIVLSISTFIAQGKIAIDLPSANSAEQSKEDDKKVSVVIDKDNKFFIDDVEISENELKDKLNAVDIKTLIELKSDKNSKFDSFVKVIDILKEKGHENFAIQTISE; encoded by the coding sequence ATGCGTCTAAATAAAAAAGATGGGTTAAATATTGTCCCATTTATTGATATTATGCTTGTTTTGCTTGCTATCGTGCTTAGCATCTCGACTTTTATTGCTCAAGGTAAGATAGCTATTGATCTTCCAAGCGCAAACAGTGCCGAGCAAAGTAAAGAGGACGATAAAAAGGTAAGCGTAGTAATTGATAAGGATAATAAATTTTTTATAGATGATGTAGAAATTTCTGAGAACGAACTTAAAGATAAGTTAAATGCGGTTGATATAAAGACATTGATCGAACTAAAAAGCGATAAAAATTCGAAATTTGATAGCTTTGTCAAAGTAATTGATATATTAAAAGAGAAGGGCCACGAAAATTTTGCAATCCAAACAATCTCTGAATAA
- the rplU gene encoding 50S ribosomal protein L21, which produces MSKYAIFKHGGKQYRVSEGEYLKLDHFSAEAKSTVEITEVLAVNDGEVKVGAPFVKGAKVVLEVVNEGKDKKVVIYKKRRRKDSKLKRGFRRQFTRVKVVSIAA; this is translated from the coding sequence ATGTCAAAATACGCTATATTTAAGCATGGCGGTAAGCAATATCGTGTTAGCGAGGGCGAGTACCTTAAGCTAGATCACTTTAGTGCTGAAGCTAAATCAACCGTTGAGATTACAGAAGTTTTAGCTGTAAATGACGGCGAAGTAAAGGTAGGTGCGCCATTTGTGAAGGGTGCAAAAGTTGTTCTTGAGGTCGTAAATGAAGGCAAAGACAAAAAAGTAGTTATCTACAAAAAACGCAGACGTAAAGACTCAAAATTAAAACGCGGCTTTAGAAGACAATTTACACGTGTAAAAGTCGTAAGTATCGCAGCTTAA
- the exbB gene encoding TonB-system energizer ExbB — translation MELIKHHIDHVIIAILGIMSFFVLWYTIERIIFYSRVDIKGYKSIESLEEALTKNLTTLYIIYSNAPYVGLLGTVAGIMITFYDMGMAGGIDTKSIMVGLSLALKATAFGLLVAIPTLMIYNGFVRKVDVMLNRYKAENASK, via the coding sequence ATGGAGCTAATTAAACATCACATTGATCATGTAATTATTGCGATTTTAGGCATTATGAGTTTTTTTGTACTTTGGTATACAATTGAGCGTATTATTTTTTATTCACGCGTTGATATAAAAGGCTACAAAAGTATCGAATCGCTTGAAGAAGCACTAACCAAAAATTTAACCACACTTTACATTATCTACTCAAATGCACCATATGTAGGACTTCTTGGTACAGTTGCTGGAATTATGATCACATTTTATGATATGGGTATGGCGGGCGGAATCGATACTAAAAGCATAATGGTCGGCCTCTCTCTTGCGCTAAAAGCAACTGCTTTTGGACTACTTGTGGCGATACCAACTTTGATGATTTACAATGGTTTTGTCAGAAAAGTAGATGTAATGCTAAATAGATACAAGGCTGAAAATGCGTCTAAATAA
- a CDS encoding energy transducer TonB, whose protein sequence is MQSKQSLNKISNYSGLAVSLIVHGAAVYFLLSHNFDEIKIGEQKPIKIALNSFTPVPQVSAPQIAEQMLIPEPTPPAPPPPPEPPKPEPKPEPKPEPKKVEKPKREIKKVEPKKEKKIEPKPEPVIAQPVQPIVPPASVNTNLPANNKSIAAAPVQNITPELNLSNSQGDEDFTKVIIAVKRHKSYPNNARRMKHQGVVEVRFLLKQDGSIDELKVSKSSGFESLDNGALENIQRASSEFPKPKQDRYLRFPISYTLK, encoded by the coding sequence TTGCAATCCAAACAATCTCTGAATAAAATTTCAAATTACAGCGGCTTAGCTGTTTCGCTTATAGTGCATGGAGCAGCAGTATATTTTTTGCTTTCACATAATTTTGATGAGATAAAAATAGGAGAGCAAAAACCGATAAAAATAGCTCTTAATTCATTTACTCCAGTGCCACAAGTCTCAGCACCTCAAATAGCGGAGCAAATGCTTATCCCAGAGCCAACTCCACCAGCTCCACCGCCACCACCAGAGCCACCAAAACCTGAGCCAAAGCCAGAACCAAAACCTGAACCTAAAAAGGTGGAGAAACCAAAGCGTGAAATAAAAAAGGTAGAGCCTAAAAAAGAGAAAAAAATAGAGCCTAAGCCTGAACCGGTAATTGCTCAGCCAGTGCAGCCTATTGTACCGCCAGCTAGTGTAAATACAAATTTACCAGCCAATAACAAGTCTATCGCTGCAGCTCCAGTTCAAAATATAACACCTGAGCTAAATTTATCAAATTCACAAGGCGATGAAGATTTTACGAAAGTTATAATCGCAGTTAAGAGACATAAAAGTTACCCAAATAATGCTAGACGTATGAAGCATCAAGGTGTTGTAGAGGTTAGATTTTTACTCAAGCAAGACGGTAGTATAGATGAACTTAAAGTTAGTAAAAGTTCTGGTTTCGAGTCGCTTGATAATGGTGCTTTAGAAAATATTCAAAGAGCAAGTTCTGAGTTTCCAAAGCCTAAACAAGATCGTTATCTGCGCTTTCCTATTTCATATACACTAAAATAA